Proteins co-encoded in one Lacerta agilis isolate rLacAgi1 chromosome 6, rLacAgi1.pri, whole genome shotgun sequence genomic window:
- the MCOLN2 gene encoding mucolipin-2 isoform X1 — translation MSPARLTEYVAAGRAAGGGAQPPSPRGMALGYLRTGETLVTRSMMTQLDMDFKEEQSLKEDLKFYFMNPCDKYRARRQIPWKLGLQILKIVMVTTQLVLFGLSNQLVVSFKEENTMAFKHLFLKNYSGVDEDDYSCSVYTQQDAYDSIHFVVDQYRRLKNISLGTLGYEQDEDDLRGLKICKEQYKKGTVLSSNDTLHIDSTVDEECIVVKPQDETGHLKNSSFFNFEFYRLIQVIISFKLKGIDLQTIHSRELPDCYEFENTITFNNRAHSGKMKIFFDTDADIEECKNWNITGSIQKNTQYLLVFDGAVIVICIASLILCTRSIVLALKLQKRFVNFFLERYNRHVCNADRLEFLNGWYVLVIISDVMTIIGSIMKMEIKAKNLTSYDVCSILLGTSTLFVWVGVIRYLGYFQTYNVLILTMQASLPKVLRFCCCAGMIYLGYTFCGWIVLGPYHDKFEDLNTVAECLFSLVNGDDMFATFAQIQQKSTLVWLFSRLYLFSFISLFIYMILSLFIALITDAYDTIKKYQQIGFPDTDLQEFLKECNSEEYSTEPRMPRSFCCCKRRKSDDNLILIN, via the exons ATGAGTCCCGCGCGGCTTACTGAGTACGTCGCCGCGGGCAGAGCCGCAGGAGGAGGCGCCCAGCCCCCGTCTCCGCGCGGCATGGCGCTGGGCTACCTGCGCACGGGGGAGACGCTAGTGACCAG AAGTATGATGACGCAGCTGGATAtggattttaaagaagaacagTCCCTAAAGGAGGATTTAAAGTTCTACTTCATGAATCCATGTGACAAATATAGAGCTAGACGTCAGATACCATGGAAACTGGGACTTCAGATTTTGAAGATAGTTATGGTTACTACCcag CTCGTCCTATTTGGGCTGAGTAACCAGTTGGTGGTTTCTTTCAAAGAGGAGAACACTATGGCTTTCAAGCACCTGTTTCTGAAAAACTACTCTGGTGTTGATGAGGATGACTACAGCTGCAGTGTGTACACACAGCAAGATGCTTACGATAGCATACATTTTGTGGTTGATCAG TACCGGCGACTGAAGAATATATCCCTGGGTACACTTGGTTATGAGCAAGATGAAGATGACTTGCGAGGCTTAAAGATTTGTAAAGAGCAGTATAAGAAAGGCACAGTACTTTCCTCCAATGATACACTGCACATAGACAGCACAGTTGATGAAG AGTGCATTGTTGTGAAACCACAGGACGAAACGGGCCACTTGAAGAATTCGTCTTTTTTCAACTTTGAGTTTTATAG GCTGATACAGGTGATAATCTCATTCAAACTGAAAGGCATTGATTTACAAACCATCCATTCTCGTGAACTGCCTGACTGTTATGAGTTTGAAAATACT ATTACTTTTAACAATAGAGCCCACAGTggtaaaatgaaaatattttttgatACGGATGCTGATATTGAAGAATGTAAAAACTGGAACATAACTGGCTCTA TTCAGAAAAACACACAGTATCTTTTGGTTTTTGATGGGGCTGTCATTGTGATCTGCATCGCTTCCCTTATCCTCTGCACACGATCCATCGTTCTTGCTCTAAAACTGCAAAAA AGATTTGTGAATTTCTTCCTGGAGAGATATAATCGCCACGTGTGCAACGCAGACCGCCTGGAGTTCTTAAACGGGTGGTACGTCCTGGTGATTATCAGTGATGTGATGACTATCATAGGCTCCATCatgaaaatggaaataaaagcaaag AATCTTACAAGCTATGATGTTTGCAGTATTTTGCTTGGCACATCTACTTTATTCGTTTGGGTTGGAGTCATCCGGTACTTAGGCTACTTCCAGACCTATAAT GTGCTCATTTTAACAATGCAAGCATCATTGCCCAAAGTGCTAAGGTTCTGTTGCTGTGCTGGGATGATATACCTCGGATATACTTTTTGTGGCTGGATCGTTTTAGGACCATACCACGACAAG TTTGAAGATCTGAACACGGTAGCCGAGTGTCTGTTTTCTTTGGTCAACGGCGACGACATGTTCGCTACATTTGCTCAAATCCAGCAGAAGAGTACTTTAGTGTGGCTCTTCAGCCGACTCTACTTGTTTTCCTTCATTAGCCTCTTCATATACATGATCCTCAGCCTTTTCATCGCCCTTATTACGGATGCATATGATACAATAAAG AAATACCAACAGATCGGTTTCCCAGACACAGACCTACAAGAATTCCTAAAAGAATGTAACAGTGAGGAATACAGCACAGAGCCACGAATGCCCAGGAGTTTCTGTTGCTGCAAGAG
- the MCOLN2 gene encoding mucolipin-2 isoform X2, which yields MMTQLDMDFKEEQSLKEDLKFYFMNPCDKYRARRQIPWKLGLQILKIVMVTTQLVLFGLSNQLVVSFKEENTMAFKHLFLKNYSGVDEDDYSCSVYTQQDAYDSIHFVVDQYRRLKNISLGTLGYEQDEDDLRGLKICKEQYKKGTVLSSNDTLHIDSTVDEECIVVKPQDETGHLKNSSFFNFEFYRLIQVIISFKLKGIDLQTIHSRELPDCYEFENTITFNNRAHSGKMKIFFDTDADIEECKNWNITGSIQKNTQYLLVFDGAVIVICIASLILCTRSIVLALKLQKRFVNFFLERYNRHVCNADRLEFLNGWYVLVIISDVMTIIGSIMKMEIKAKNLTSYDVCSILLGTSTLFVWVGVIRYLGYFQTYNVLILTMQASLPKVLRFCCCAGMIYLGYTFCGWIVLGPYHDKFEDLNTVAECLFSLVNGDDMFATFAQIQQKSTLVWLFSRLYLFSFISLFIYMILSLFIALITDAYDTIKKYQQIGFPDTDLQEFLKECNSEEYSTEPRMPRSFCCCKRRKSDDNLILIN from the exons ATGATGACGCAGCTGGATAtggattttaaagaagaacagTCCCTAAAGGAGGATTTAAAGTTCTACTTCATGAATCCATGTGACAAATATAGAGCTAGACGTCAGATACCATGGAAACTGGGACTTCAGATTTTGAAGATAGTTATGGTTACTACCcag CTCGTCCTATTTGGGCTGAGTAACCAGTTGGTGGTTTCTTTCAAAGAGGAGAACACTATGGCTTTCAAGCACCTGTTTCTGAAAAACTACTCTGGTGTTGATGAGGATGACTACAGCTGCAGTGTGTACACACAGCAAGATGCTTACGATAGCATACATTTTGTGGTTGATCAG TACCGGCGACTGAAGAATATATCCCTGGGTACACTTGGTTATGAGCAAGATGAAGATGACTTGCGAGGCTTAAAGATTTGTAAAGAGCAGTATAAGAAAGGCACAGTACTTTCCTCCAATGATACACTGCACATAGACAGCACAGTTGATGAAG AGTGCATTGTTGTGAAACCACAGGACGAAACGGGCCACTTGAAGAATTCGTCTTTTTTCAACTTTGAGTTTTATAG GCTGATACAGGTGATAATCTCATTCAAACTGAAAGGCATTGATTTACAAACCATCCATTCTCGTGAACTGCCTGACTGTTATGAGTTTGAAAATACT ATTACTTTTAACAATAGAGCCCACAGTggtaaaatgaaaatattttttgatACGGATGCTGATATTGAAGAATGTAAAAACTGGAACATAACTGGCTCTA TTCAGAAAAACACACAGTATCTTTTGGTTTTTGATGGGGCTGTCATTGTGATCTGCATCGCTTCCCTTATCCTCTGCACACGATCCATCGTTCTTGCTCTAAAACTGCAAAAA AGATTTGTGAATTTCTTCCTGGAGAGATATAATCGCCACGTGTGCAACGCAGACCGCCTGGAGTTCTTAAACGGGTGGTACGTCCTGGTGATTATCAGTGATGTGATGACTATCATAGGCTCCATCatgaaaatggaaataaaagcaaag AATCTTACAAGCTATGATGTTTGCAGTATTTTGCTTGGCACATCTACTTTATTCGTTTGGGTTGGAGTCATCCGGTACTTAGGCTACTTCCAGACCTATAAT GTGCTCATTTTAACAATGCAAGCATCATTGCCCAAAGTGCTAAGGTTCTGTTGCTGTGCTGGGATGATATACCTCGGATATACTTTTTGTGGCTGGATCGTTTTAGGACCATACCACGACAAG TTTGAAGATCTGAACACGGTAGCCGAGTGTCTGTTTTCTTTGGTCAACGGCGACGACATGTTCGCTACATTTGCTCAAATCCAGCAGAAGAGTACTTTAGTGTGGCTCTTCAGCCGACTCTACTTGTTTTCCTTCATTAGCCTCTTCATATACATGATCCTCAGCCTTTTCATCGCCCTTATTACGGATGCATATGATACAATAAAG AAATACCAACAGATCGGTTTCCCAGACACAGACCTACAAGAATTCCTAAAAGAATGTAACAGTGAGGAATACAGCACAGAGCCACGAATGCCCAGGAGTTTCTGTTGCTGCAAGAG